A window of Dromiciops gliroides isolate mDroGli1 chromosome X, mDroGli1.pri, whole genome shotgun sequence contains these coding sequences:
- the CCDC120 gene encoding coiled-coil domain-containing protein 120 isoform X2: protein MEVRGQLLSSPSYNCPALPPEESPPVKVERLRVLLERQRGLQETLSLKLRELRRVCLLEAELTGQLPAEYPLEPGEQPHPVRRRAAPIPPQPRGLGPSGALALETLEREVSVQRQIAAAARRLALAPELSVEQRRRRRQVQADAAQRLLELEEQLRASRALMALPLSLLPGQAQLPPPGHGGPGLPGLRTRVAQLSQDDASRSESSSLSESASHENEDPHSERPSLPKARDQLRASVSAGGSPERRPPWKAMPPLPVAELYGDLKSRRNSVASPTSPTRTLPRSISSFEGRSVPATPVLARGPAPQLCRLEGLHSRQWSGSQDSQMGFPHTDGPWERAFLVSGRTRRSNSSEALLVDRGAGISSFACARLPPDGPPMSPPCKSNENILERPAPVPPPAFSSRTAGPLDPPRAARPSSAAPPAPRGRPLPAYGDLLLDYYLARGGPCWVEGPGHLSRRDGLSDFLPLAPSALQGDGGGGIGSPLLRAKDPAPHGGPGRGLTGRTKSDDGGPLLGSFWAGPGPSRYHSQPEQVVVDPRGGHKALALEGLRDWYIRNVGSTGGGAVAGFHPSARGLLPEGQALHPSPFPWHHPSYPQGLLLHTAHGTEASPEPYLGYAGVALPSAAAAAAAATALPHSLSFTAPPVSGRPPDGSKGQAQPPWFGGRG, encoded by the exons ATGGAGGTCAGAGGGCAACTCCTCAGCTCCCCAAGCTACAACTGTCCAG CACTGCCCCCAGAAGAGAGCCCCCCTGTGAAGGTGGAGAGACTTCGGGTGCTACTGGAGCGACAGCGAGGCTTACAGGAGACCCTCAGTCTGAAGCTTCGAGAACTCCGAAGGGTCTGCCTGCTGGAGGCG GAGCTGACAGGCCAACTGCCTGCAGAATACCCCTTGGAGCCTGGTGAGCAGCCTCATCCCGTTCGACGCAGGGCTGCTCCTATACCCCCGCAGCCCCGAGGACTCGGACCCTCTGGG GCACTAGCACTGGAGACGCTGGAGAGAGAGGTGTCAGTTCAGAGGCAGATTGCTGCAGCTGCCAGGCGCCTAGCACTGGCCCCGGAGCTGAGTGTGGAGCAGAGGCGGAGGCGGCGGCAGGTCCAGGCAGACGCAGCCCAGAGACTTCTTGAACTGGAGGAGCAGCTGCGGGCCAGCAGGGCTCTTATGGCTCTTCCACTCAGCCTGCTGCCTGGCCAAGCCCAGCTTCCGCCACCAGGCCATGGAGGTCCTGGACTTCCTGGGCTCAGGACCCGGGTAGCCCAGCTTAGCCAAG ATGATGCCTCACGCTCAGAGAGCAGCTCTCTCTCAGAGTCCGCAAGCCATGAGAACG AGGATCCCCATAGCGAGCGGCCTTCACTCCCAAAGGCCCGAGACCAGCTGCGGGCATCAGTATCGGCAGGGGGCAGCCCGGAACGGCGACCACCTTGGAAGGCAATGCCGCCTCTGCCCGTTGCTGAGCTCTATGGAGACCTGAAGAGCAGGAGGAACTCTGTGGCCAGCCCCACCAG CCCCACAAGGACCCTTCCCAGAAGCATATCTAGCTTTGAGGGCAGAAGCGTTCCTGCCACACCTGTCCTGGCCCGGGGTCCTGCACCCCAGCTCTGCAG GCTAGAGGGCCTCCACTCCCGTCAATGGTCTGGTAGCCAGGACTCTCAGATGGGCTTCCCACACACAGATGGCCCCTGGGAGCGTGCCTTCCTAGTGTCTGGCCGAACCCGCCGGAGCAATAGTTCTGAGGCCCTGTTGGTCGACCGAGGTGCCGGGATCTCCAGCTTTGCGTGTGCTCGCCTACCCCCAGACGGGCCACCAATGTCCCCGCCCTGCAAAAGCAATGAGAATATTCTGGAGCGACCAGCCCCAGTGCCCCCCCCAGCCTTCTCTTCTCGAACAGCTGGGCCTCTGGACCCTCCCCGGGCAGCCCGGCCCAGTTCGGCTGCCCCTCCCGCTCCCCGGGGGCGTCCCCTGCCAGCCTATGGTGACCTGCTACTGGATTACTATCTGGCCCGGGGTGGCCCATGTTGGGTTGAGGGCCCAGGCCACCTTTCCCGCAGGGACGGTCTCTCTGACTTCTTACCCCTGGCTCCCTCAGCACTTcagggggatgggggaggtggCATTGGCAGCCCCCTCCTTCGAGCCAAGGACCCAGCACCCCACGGAGGCCCTGGGCGTGGGCTAACCGGCCGCACAAAGTCTGATGATGGGGGCCCACTGCTTGGTTCCTTCTGGGCAGGTCCTGGGCCAAGCCGTTACCACAGCCAGCCAGAGCAAGTAGTTGTTGACCCCCGGGGTGGTCACAAGGCTCTGGCTCTCGAGGGTCTCCGGGACTGGTATATTCGAAATGTGGGCTCGACAGGAGGGGGTGCCGTGGCAGGCTTCCATCCCTCGGCCCGGGGCCTCCTTCCAGAAGGTCAGGCCTTgcatccttcccccttcccttggcATCACCCTAGCTACCCCCAAGGCCTCCTGCTGCACACTGCCCATGGCACCGAGGCTAGCCCCGAGCCATACTTGGGCTACGCTGGAGTGGCCCTGCCTTCAGCAGCGGCTGCAGCGGCGGCAGCGACAGCCCTACCTCACTCCCTCAGCTTCACTGCGCCTCCTGTCTCTGGCAG GCCTCCAGATGGAAGCAAGGGCCAAGCTCAACCACCCTggtttgggggtagggggtaA
- the CCDC120 gene encoding coiled-coil domain-containing protein 120 isoform X1, protein MEVRGQLLSSPSYNCPALPPEESPPVKVERLRVLLERQRGLQETLSLKLRELRRVCLLEAELTGQLPAEYPLEPGEQPHPVRRRAAPIPPQPRGLGPSGALALETLEREVSVQRQIAAAARRLALAPELSVEQRRRRRQVQADAAQRLLELEEQLRASRALMALPLSLLPGQAQLPPPGHGGPGLPGLRTRVAQLSQDDASRSESSSLSESASHENEDPHSERPSLPKARDQLRASVSAGGSPERRPPWKAMPPLPVAELYGDLKSRRNSVASPTSPTRTLPRSISSFEGRSVPATPVLARGPAPQLCRLEGLHSRQWSGSQDSQMGFPHTDGPWERAFLVSGRTRRSNSSEALLVDRGAGISSFACARLPPDGPPMSPPCKSNENILERPAPVPPPAFSSRTAGPLDPPRAARPSSAAPPAPRGRPLPAYGDLLLDYYLARGGPCWVEGPGHLSRRDGLSDFLPLAPSALQGDGGGGIGSPLLRAKDPAPHGGPGRGLTGRTKSDDGGPLLGSFWAGPGPSRYHSQPEQVVVDPRGGHKALALEGLRDWYIRNVGSTGGGAVAGFHPSARGLLPEGQALHPSPFPWHHPSYPQGLLLHTAHGTEASPEPYLGYAGVALPSAAAAAAAATALPHSLSFTAPPVSGRHYADFLYPPELSSHLSDLALEGDRPLDSDPRTPGTLV, encoded by the exons ATGGAGGTCAGAGGGCAACTCCTCAGCTCCCCAAGCTACAACTGTCCAG CACTGCCCCCAGAAGAGAGCCCCCCTGTGAAGGTGGAGAGACTTCGGGTGCTACTGGAGCGACAGCGAGGCTTACAGGAGACCCTCAGTCTGAAGCTTCGAGAACTCCGAAGGGTCTGCCTGCTGGAGGCG GAGCTGACAGGCCAACTGCCTGCAGAATACCCCTTGGAGCCTGGTGAGCAGCCTCATCCCGTTCGACGCAGGGCTGCTCCTATACCCCCGCAGCCCCGAGGACTCGGACCCTCTGGG GCACTAGCACTGGAGACGCTGGAGAGAGAGGTGTCAGTTCAGAGGCAGATTGCTGCAGCTGCCAGGCGCCTAGCACTGGCCCCGGAGCTGAGTGTGGAGCAGAGGCGGAGGCGGCGGCAGGTCCAGGCAGACGCAGCCCAGAGACTTCTTGAACTGGAGGAGCAGCTGCGGGCCAGCAGGGCTCTTATGGCTCTTCCACTCAGCCTGCTGCCTGGCCAAGCCCAGCTTCCGCCACCAGGCCATGGAGGTCCTGGACTTCCTGGGCTCAGGACCCGGGTAGCCCAGCTTAGCCAAG ATGATGCCTCACGCTCAGAGAGCAGCTCTCTCTCAGAGTCCGCAAGCCATGAGAACG AGGATCCCCATAGCGAGCGGCCTTCACTCCCAAAGGCCCGAGACCAGCTGCGGGCATCAGTATCGGCAGGGGGCAGCCCGGAACGGCGACCACCTTGGAAGGCAATGCCGCCTCTGCCCGTTGCTGAGCTCTATGGAGACCTGAAGAGCAGGAGGAACTCTGTGGCCAGCCCCACCAG CCCCACAAGGACCCTTCCCAGAAGCATATCTAGCTTTGAGGGCAGAAGCGTTCCTGCCACACCTGTCCTGGCCCGGGGTCCTGCACCCCAGCTCTGCAG GCTAGAGGGCCTCCACTCCCGTCAATGGTCTGGTAGCCAGGACTCTCAGATGGGCTTCCCACACACAGATGGCCCCTGGGAGCGTGCCTTCCTAGTGTCTGGCCGAACCCGCCGGAGCAATAGTTCTGAGGCCCTGTTGGTCGACCGAGGTGCCGGGATCTCCAGCTTTGCGTGTGCTCGCCTACCCCCAGACGGGCCACCAATGTCCCCGCCCTGCAAAAGCAATGAGAATATTCTGGAGCGACCAGCCCCAGTGCCCCCCCCAGCCTTCTCTTCTCGAACAGCTGGGCCTCTGGACCCTCCCCGGGCAGCCCGGCCCAGTTCGGCTGCCCCTCCCGCTCCCCGGGGGCGTCCCCTGCCAGCCTATGGTGACCTGCTACTGGATTACTATCTGGCCCGGGGTGGCCCATGTTGGGTTGAGGGCCCAGGCCACCTTTCCCGCAGGGACGGTCTCTCTGACTTCTTACCCCTGGCTCCCTCAGCACTTcagggggatgggggaggtggCATTGGCAGCCCCCTCCTTCGAGCCAAGGACCCAGCACCCCACGGAGGCCCTGGGCGTGGGCTAACCGGCCGCACAAAGTCTGATGATGGGGGCCCACTGCTTGGTTCCTTCTGGGCAGGTCCTGGGCCAAGCCGTTACCACAGCCAGCCAGAGCAAGTAGTTGTTGACCCCCGGGGTGGTCACAAGGCTCTGGCTCTCGAGGGTCTCCGGGACTGGTATATTCGAAATGTGGGCTCGACAGGAGGGGGTGCCGTGGCAGGCTTCCATCCCTCGGCCCGGGGCCTCCTTCCAGAAGGTCAGGCCTTgcatccttcccccttcccttggcATCACCCTAGCTACCCCCAAGGCCTCCTGCTGCACACTGCCCATGGCACCGAGGCTAGCCCCGAGCCATACTTGGGCTACGCTGGAGTGGCCCTGCCTTCAGCAGCGGCTGCAGCGGCGGCAGCGACAGCCCTACCTCACTCCCTCAGCTTCACTGCGCCTCCTGTCTCTGGCAG ACACTACGCAGACTTCCTGTACCCCCCGGAGCTGAGCTCCCACTTAAGTGACCTGGCATTGGAGGGGGACCGGCCCCTGGACTCAGATCCTCGAACCCCAGGGACGTTGGTCTGA